A window of the Nitrosococcus wardiae genome harbors these coding sequences:
- the pilB gene encoding type IV-A pilus assembly ATPase PilB translates to MATPGAQIIMNGLARRLVEDGLLSEADALQAHEQSRKASIPFVTYLVQQKLLKSLDISQAASQEFGIPLFDLDALDLDCLPKGLVEEKLIRQHQALPIFKRGNRLFVAVADPTNLQALDEIKFHAGINTEAILVEEDKLAQTIDRAMEAQDTSLADLNDTALDDLDISGGEEETPQNSIESDVDDTPVVRFINKALLDAIHQGASDIHFEPYEKIYRIRYRQDGVLREVVCPPVSLASRLAARLKVMARLDISERRVPQDGRMKMNISKNRAIDFRVNTCPTLFGEKIVLRILDPSSAQLGIDALGYEEKQKQIFLETIHRPYGMVLVTGPTGSGKTVSLYTALNILNTADRNISTAEDPAEINLPGINQVNVYPKVGLTFAGALRAFLRQDPDVIMVGEIRDLETAEIAIKAAQTGHMVLSTLHTNDAPQTLTRLLNMGVASYNIASAVSLIIAQRLARRLCSRCKAPEKIPQEALLEEGFTQAQLDASPTIYKAVGCQRCSGGYKGRVGIYQVMPVSEEMGRIIMAGGNSMELSEQAKKEGVVDLRQSGLKKVIDGITSLEEINRVTKE, encoded by the coding sequence ATGGCAACCCCTGGAGCACAGATCATAATGAACGGTCTGGCCCGCCGTTTAGTGGAAGATGGGCTACTTAGCGAAGCGGATGCCCTGCAGGCTCATGAGCAGTCCCGCAAGGCCAGTATTCCTTTTGTCACTTACTTAGTCCAGCAAAAACTACTCAAAAGCCTGGATATTAGCCAAGCGGCCTCACAGGAATTTGGCATTCCTCTCTTCGATCTCGATGCGTTGGATTTGGACTGCCTTCCCAAAGGCCTGGTGGAAGAAAAACTAATCCGCCAGCATCAAGCATTACCCATTTTCAAGCGCGGGAATCGCCTGTTCGTTGCCGTGGCCGATCCCACCAACCTCCAGGCATTAGACGAAATTAAATTCCACGCGGGGATTAATACCGAAGCTATCCTCGTTGAAGAAGATAAGCTAGCACAAACTATTGATCGGGCCATGGAGGCCCAAGACACTTCCCTTGCCGATCTGAATGATACCGCATTAGATGATCTCGACATTTCCGGGGGCGAAGAGGAGACCCCGCAAAATTCTATCGAATCTGACGTCGATGATACACCTGTAGTACGCTTTATTAATAAGGCCCTATTGGATGCCATTCATCAGGGGGCCTCGGATATCCATTTTGAGCCCTATGAGAAAATCTATCGGATTAGATACCGCCAAGATGGGGTGCTGCGGGAAGTCGTTTGCCCTCCCGTAAGCCTAGCAAGCCGGCTAGCAGCTCGCCTTAAGGTGATGGCCCGCTTGGATATTTCCGAACGGCGCGTGCCCCAAGATGGGCGCATGAAAATGAATATCTCCAAAAACCGAGCAATTGACTTTCGTGTCAATACCTGTCCTACTTTATTTGGTGAGAAAATCGTCCTTCGTATCCTGGACCCCTCCAGCGCCCAATTGGGAATCGACGCCCTCGGTTATGAAGAAAAACAAAAACAAATCTTTCTAGAAACTATCCACCGGCCTTACGGGATGGTGCTGGTTACTGGCCCCACTGGCAGCGGTAAAACCGTCTCTCTTTATACCGCGCTGAATATTCTTAATACCGCGGACCGTAATATCTCCACCGCCGAGGATCCGGCCGAAATCAACCTGCCCGGCATTAATCAGGTTAACGTATACCCGAAGGTAGGGTTGACCTTTGCTGGAGCCCTAAGAGCCTTTTTACGTCAAGATCCTGATGTCATCATGGTAGGTGAGATTCGGGATCTCGAAACGGCTGAAATTGCCATCAAAGCGGCCCAAACCGGTCATATGGTGCTTTCCACCCTCCACACCAATGACGCACCCCAGACCCTGACTCGGTTATTAAACATGGGGGTGGCTTCCTACAACATTGCCTCGGCAGTCTCTCTGATTATTGCCCAGCGCTTGGCACGGCGCCTTTGTTCCCGATGTAAAGCTCCCGAGAAGATCCCTCAGGAAGCCTTATTAGAAGAAGGTTTCACCCAAGCCCAGCTCGACGCCTCACCCACTATTTATAAAGCAGTAGGCTGCCAGCGCTGCTCAGGAGGCTATAAGGGCCGAGTGGGCATCTATCAAGTCATGCCGGTATCCGAGGAGATGGGGCGCATCATTATGGCAGGGGGCAACTCCATGGAGCTCTCGGAGCAAGCTAAAAAGGAAGGAGTGGTCGATCTACGCCAGTCTGGGCTCAAAAAAGTTATTGATGGGATTACCAGTTTAGAGGAAATCAACCGCGTGACGAAGGAGTAA
- the lptM gene encoding LPS translocon maturation chaperone LptM translates to MTKKPLQWALYFLKEASMGLRRRKGALGLTALLFLGVLVTGCGQKGPLYIPKEKGMMQKAI, encoded by the coding sequence ATGACTAAAAAACCGCTACAATGGGCACTTTACTTTCTTAAGGAGGCAAGCATGGGGCTGCGACGCAGGAAGGGGGCGCTAGGTCTTACTGCGCTATTGTTTTTAGGGGTGTTGGTGACAGGTTGTGGCCAAAAGGGGCCGCTTTATATACCAAAAGAGAAAGGGATGATGCAAAAGGCAATCTGA
- the lysA gene encoding diaminopimelate decarboxylase yields the protein MDHFHYHDNTLWAEEVPLPEIASRFGTPCYVYSRSMIEHQWQAFDQAFQEYPHRVCYAVKANSNLAVLNILARLGSGFDIVSVGELERVLAAGGDPGQVVFSGVGKRADEMHRALTAGIACFNVESEAELAHLNHIAGKLGRRAPVSLRVNPDVDARTHPYIATGLRENKFGIEIDQALEVYAHAVTLPYIDILGVDCHIGSQLTSLSPFLAALERVLALVDQLAERGVEVRHIDLGGGLGITYRDETPPSPQQYASALREKLAGRNLEVWIEPGRAIVGNGGVLLTRVEYLKHTPQKNFAIVDAAMNDLLRPALYDAWQEIIPVTIGTDGQSHFFDVVGPVCETGDFLGKQRHLALGVGTLLVARAAGAYGFTMSSNYNSRPRAAEVMVDGSEAYLVRKRETVESLYAGESILPE from the coding sequence ATGGACCATTTTCACTACCACGATAATACTTTATGGGCGGAAGAGGTTCCTTTGCCGGAGATTGCAAGCCGCTTTGGTACGCCTTGTTACGTTTATTCTCGATCCATGATTGAGCATCAATGGCAGGCATTCGACCAAGCTTTCCAGGAGTATCCCCACCGGGTATGCTACGCGGTGAAGGCTAACTCTAATCTAGCCGTTTTGAATATCCTAGCCCGTTTGGGATCGGGATTTGATATCGTTTCGGTGGGGGAACTCGAACGGGTGCTCGCCGCAGGAGGCGATCCTGGGCAAGTAGTCTTCTCTGGGGTGGGCAAGCGGGCTGACGAGATGCACCGGGCCCTTACCGCCGGTATTGCCTGCTTTAACGTGGAATCTGAAGCCGAATTAGCGCATTTAAACCACATTGCCGGGAAGTTAGGGCGGCGAGCGCCGGTGTCCCTGCGGGTAAATCCCGATGTGGATGCGCGTACCCATCCTTACATTGCAACGGGGCTGCGTGAAAATAAATTTGGCATAGAAATTGACCAGGCTCTAGAAGTCTATGCCCATGCTGTTACCTTGCCTTATATTGATATCCTCGGTGTGGATTGTCACATTGGTTCTCAGCTCACTTCTTTATCTCCCTTCTTGGCTGCTCTGGAACGGGTTTTAGCGTTAGTCGACCAGTTAGCTGAGCGGGGGGTTGAGGTCCGTCATATTGATCTTGGGGGGGGGTTGGGAATTACCTATCGGGATGAAACACCGCCTAGTCCGCAGCAATATGCCTCTGCTTTGCGAGAAAAATTGGCGGGAAGAAATTTGGAGGTTTGGATCGAGCCTGGTCGGGCCATTGTCGGCAATGGAGGGGTGTTGTTAACCCGGGTTGAGTATCTCAAACATACTCCCCAGAAGAATTTTGCCATTGTGGATGCGGCGATGAATGATCTGCTCCGCCCGGCGCTCTACGATGCTTGGCAAGAAATTATCCCGGTGACGATTGGCACCGATGGCCAGTCGCACTTCTTTGATGTGGTGGGGCCGGTATGTGAGACCGGCGACTTTCTCGGTAAACAGCGTCATCTTGCCCTCGGGGTTGGGACGTTGCTGGTGGCACGGGCCGCCGGGGCCTACGGCTTTACCATGAGCTCCAATTATAATTCTCGGCCACGGGCAGCTGAGGTGATGGTGGACGGCAGTGAGGCCTATTTGGTACGGAAGCGGGAAACCGTGGAATCTCTCTATGCCGGTGAATCGATCTTACCTGAATAG
- a CDS encoding class I SAM-dependent methyltransferase → MKRIPEPELMEDEAQAQAYAEADFSEPNSHFIELLQAAFPPGTIKGHVLDLGCGPGDITLRVAQAWPSCTVHGVDGAAAMLQHGQRALSQAGLGERVQFIHGRLPEVRLPRGKYDVLISNSLLHHLLEPAVLWDCLKRYGARGAPVFIMDLRRPATRHEVKALVEHYGVGEPEILQRDFFNSLLAAFEPEEVQGQLVQAGLDSLQVEVASDRHLTISGLLAPS, encoded by the coding sequence GTGAAACGTATCCCCGAGCCTGAATTAATGGAAGATGAGGCCCAAGCTCAGGCCTATGCTGAGGCTGATTTTTCCGAGCCCAACAGCCATTTTATAGAACTGCTGCAGGCGGCTTTTCCCCCTGGCACCATTAAAGGCCATGTGCTCGATTTGGGCTGCGGTCCAGGAGATATTACCTTGCGGGTCGCACAGGCCTGGCCTTCCTGTACTGTCCATGGCGTAGACGGCGCTGCCGCCATGTTGCAGCATGGACAACGAGCGCTTAGCCAAGCGGGGTTGGGGGAGCGGGTCCAGTTCATACACGGGCGGTTGCCAGAGGTCCGATTGCCCCGGGGGAAATACGATGTACTCATCAGTAATAGTCTGCTCCATCATCTGCTTGAACCGGCCGTTTTATGGGATTGCCTCAAGCGCTACGGCGCCCGGGGCGCGCCGGTTTTTATTATGGATCTCCGCCGTCCGGCCACCCGCCATGAGGTCAAGGCTTTGGTGGAACACTATGGGGTCGGCGAGCCGGAGATCCTGCAGCGAGATTTTTTCAATTCATTGCTGGCGGCCTTTGAGCCGGAGGAAGTCCAAGGACAACTGGTTCAAGCGGGGCTTGATTCGTTGCAGGTGGAGGTGGCGAGCGATAGACACTTGACTATTTCAGGTTTGTTGGCCCCTTCTTAG
- the dapF gene encoding diaminopimelate epimerase has product MRIAFTKMQGLGNDFVVIDTISQPLSLTASQVRRIADRRLGIGCDQVLLVAPPPSPEVDFGYRIFNADGGEVEQCGNGARCFARFVREQGLTGKERLQVQTAGGVIHLHLETDKQVTVDMGVPRFAPDEIPFKADHEADYYLLEFDKQRVEIGAVSMGNPHCVLRVPEIDTAPIAYWGPILERHPRFPQRVNVGFVQVISPGHIRLRVYERGAGETPACGTGACAAMVIGRRRGWLSGQVYVDLPGGRLGIHWAGEGQSVWMTGPAETVFEGTIEL; this is encoded by the coding sequence ATGCGAATTGCCTTTACCAAGATGCAGGGTCTGGGCAATGATTTTGTGGTGATTGACACCATTTCCCAGCCATTATCTTTAACTGCTTCCCAGGTACGTCGGATTGCCGATCGCCGCCTAGGCATAGGCTGTGACCAAGTGCTGTTGGTAGCGCCGCCTCCCTCTCCGGAGGTTGATTTTGGTTATCGGATTTTTAACGCTGATGGGGGAGAAGTGGAACAGTGTGGTAACGGTGCCCGCTGCTTTGCCCGCTTCGTTCGGGAACAAGGCCTTACCGGTAAAGAAAGGTTGCAAGTCCAGACCGCTGGTGGCGTTATTCATTTGCACCTAGAGACTGATAAGCAGGTCACCGTGGATATGGGGGTGCCCCGTTTTGCCCCCGATGAGATCCCGTTTAAAGCAGACCATGAGGCAGACTATTACCTGTTGGAATTCGATAAACAGCGCGTAGAAATTGGAGCCGTATCCATGGGCAATCCCCACTGCGTGCTGCGCGTGCCAGAGATTGATACTGCCCCTATAGCCTACTGGGGACCTATACTGGAAAGGCACCCCCGCTTTCCCCAGCGGGTTAATGTGGGTTTTGTCCAAGTCATCTCCCCTGGCCATATCCGTCTGCGGGTCTATGAGCGAGGTGCAGGAGAAACCCCCGCTTGTGGAACTGGGGCCTGTGCGGCAATGGTGATAGGCCGACGGCGGGGCTGGCTGAGTGGGCAAGTTTATGTGGACCTGCCCGGTGGGCGTTTAGGTATTCACTGGGCGGGTGAGGGTCAATCTGTTTGGATGACAGGGCCGGCAGAAACCGTGTTCGAGGGGACTATCGAGCTATGA
- a CDS encoding DUF484 family protein: MKKRARAKEAPKTQLEEERGREQAVVEYLRTHKDFFIHHSDLLSELTIPHPSGDAISLVERQLALLREQNRELKWQLRDLIENATANDNLSKKVHQFALTVLSAATPQAMLEALFSSLRTDFEVDVIALRLFFDDPSSPSPFSDHPEVVLVSRNAPELEVFSSILKSSRPICGRLTAEQGAYLFGDAVEQAVSCVLIPLGEEQRRGLLAIGSQEPNRFRADLGTMFLDYLGAIVERALHRHWT, from the coding sequence ATGAAAAAGAGAGCTAGAGCAAAAGAGGCGCCCAAAACTCAGCTAGAGGAAGAGCGAGGGCGTGAACAAGCGGTAGTGGAATACCTACGTACCCATAAGGATTTTTTTATTCACCATTCGGATCTTTTGAGTGAACTGACCATTCCCCACCCCAGCGGTGATGCCATTAGCCTAGTGGAGCGACAATTAGCACTGTTGCGAGAGCAGAACCGGGAGTTAAAGTGGCAATTACGGGATTTGATTGAAAACGCTACGGCGAATGATAATTTAAGCAAGAAAGTTCACCAATTCGCTCTGACAGTGCTGTCGGCGGCGACTCCCCAGGCCATGCTAGAAGCTTTGTTTTCCTCTTTGCGGACTGATTTCGAAGTCGATGTTATTGCATTACGGCTGTTTTTTGATGACCCATCCTCGCCGTCTCCTTTTTCGGATCATCCTGAAGTAGTGTTAGTTTCTCGAAATGCACCTGAACTGGAAGTGTTTAGCAGTATTTTGAAAAGCTCTCGGCCCATTTGTGGCCGGCTCACTGCAGAGCAGGGCGCATACCTGTTTGGGGACGCTGTGGAGCAGGCGGTGTCTTGTGTTCTGATTCCCCTCGGTGAGGAGCAGCGTAGAGGCTTGCTTGCTATAGGCAGTCAGGAGCCGAACCGGTTTCGTGCCGATCTAGGCACGATGTTTCTGGATTATTTGGGGGCTATTGTGGAGCGGGCTTTGCATCGTCATTGGACATAG
- the xerC gene encoding tyrosine recombinase XerC, which yields MEEEQQTWIQRFLTHLQYERGLSGQTIVSYRRDLAKVVAFCDRHGIRGWGELDAQKVRALVATHHQKGLSGRSIQRLLSALRSFSAYLQREGVMNNHPAQGVSAPRGKRQLPRTLDVDQVAQLLNGKPSTELLLRDQAMLELFYSSGLRLAELVGLNLRELDLEASLVRVVGKGAKTREVPLGRQAKAALLAWLPVRAAWTRQNQDAVFVSRRGRRLSPRAVQKRLRIWGLRQGLDVAIHPHRLRHAFASHLLESSGDLRAIQELLGHADISTTQVYTHLDFQHLAKVYDQTHPRARKKY from the coding sequence ATGGAAGAGGAACAGCAGACTTGGATTCAGCGCTTTCTCACCCATCTCCAGTATGAGCGGGGTCTCTCAGGGCAAACTATCGTCAGTTACCGCCGTGATCTTGCAAAGGTGGTTGCTTTTTGTGATCGTCATGGAATCCGGGGATGGGGAGAGTTAGATGCCCAAAAAGTCCGGGCACTGGTGGCTACCCATCACCAAAAGGGGCTTTCTGGGCGTAGTATCCAGCGTCTATTATCGGCCCTCCGCAGTTTTTCCGCCTATCTGCAGCGGGAAGGCGTTATGAATAATCACCCGGCACAAGGCGTTTCTGCACCGAGAGGGAAGCGCCAATTGCCCCGTACCCTCGATGTGGATCAAGTTGCCCAATTATTGAACGGGAAACCTAGCACAGAGCTGCTGCTTCGCGATCAGGCCATGCTGGAGTTGTTCTACTCCTCCGGGCTCCGATTGGCTGAGTTGGTGGGGCTGAACTTGAGGGAATTAGATCTAGAGGCCTCCTTAGTGCGGGTCGTGGGTAAGGGTGCCAAAACCCGGGAAGTCCCCCTCGGCCGGCAGGCGAAAGCAGCTCTCTTGGCTTGGCTTCCAGTGCGGGCGGCATGGACCCGTCAAAACCAAGACGCCGTCTTTGTGTCTCGGCGAGGCCGCCGTCTGTCGCCCCGTGCGGTACAGAAACGGCTGCGTATTTGGGGGTTGCGGCAGGGACTCGATGTGGCTATCCATCCCCATCGCTTGCGGCATGCTTTTGCGTCCCATTTACTGGAATCCAGTGGTGATTTACGAGCCATACAGGAATTGCTGGGTCATGCCGATATCAGTACGACACAAGTTTATACGCATTTAGATTTTCAGCATCTCGCTAAAGTTTATGATCAAACCCACCCTCGGGCTAGGAAAAAGTATTAA
- a CDS encoding diguanylate cyclase, whose product MTVATRFDELKAMGDLPSPSGVALEIMRLTQREDTSIQDLAKAIQTDPALSGRLLKLANSAYLGVRRPVIAIEDGIRLLGMQAIRHFALGISVLSNCGHGRCEGFDYLKFWSHSLATALAAQALANLDRAVAPEEAFTCGLLARVGKLALASIYPDGYTAVLLSIPHEDEQALIVCEQEKFATDHRELTRALLEDWGLPVIHVDGVAASYQLGLEDLEDNSRVQRLARQLHLAGRMAWLCVAQTVDQPHCLAHLEELAPSLELDKVLVGQLLEKVTQEWTEWGRLLDVPTQEVPSLAELKEGLQAKMRLQTSLREVEFLPLRILLVSDDELNLKRLSGWLEGMGHSVTSAGEASEGLSLALSKQPQVVICERRIPGMDCLEFCQSLRQTKFGQQVYIIVLTCSENGDDAIQAFEAGADDHLAKPLSPRLLQARLWGGQRLIRLRQEVEREREATRRYLAELAVANRRLEQMAMTDSLTALPNRRYAMERMEQAWAEYQRNGTSLSCLVVDLDFFKQINDHYGHDIGDGVLREIANVLRHSARSSDVVCRLGGEEFFVICANTTAAEALQVAERLRRAVKSHRWTVPGFDGDLSISIGLAASLEGMKEWDDLYRLADQALYNAKHKGRDQICMARSPAPDEKD is encoded by the coding sequence ATGACGGTTGCCACTCGATTTGACGAACTCAAAGCTATGGGGGATCTGCCCTCTCCTTCTGGGGTTGCCCTAGAGATTATGCGCCTCACCCAGCGCGAAGATACCTCCATACAAGATCTGGCAAAGGCCATTCAGACCGATCCGGCCCTTTCGGGAAGGTTGCTTAAGCTAGCCAACTCTGCCTATCTGGGAGTCCGCCGCCCTGTGATTGCCATCGAAGATGGCATAAGACTGCTGGGGATGCAAGCCATTCGGCATTTTGCCCTCGGGATCTCCGTGCTCTCCAATTGCGGCCATGGCCGCTGTGAAGGGTTTGATTATCTAAAATTTTGGTCCCATTCCTTGGCCACTGCTCTTGCTGCCCAAGCACTTGCGAATTTGGACCGTGCTGTGGCCCCAGAAGAGGCCTTTACCTGTGGTTTACTCGCGCGTGTGGGCAAGCTGGCTCTGGCAAGCATCTATCCGGATGGCTATACGGCCGTCCTGTTGTCAATTCCCCATGAAGATGAGCAAGCCCTAATCGTTTGTGAACAAGAGAAATTTGCCACTGATCATAGGGAATTGACCAGAGCGCTTTTGGAAGATTGGGGCTTGCCTGTTATCCATGTGGATGGGGTCGCCGCGAGTTATCAACTTGGGCTAGAGGATTTGGAGGACAATTCGCGGGTACAGCGGCTTGCCAGGCAACTCCATCTTGCCGGCCGGATGGCTTGGCTTTGTGTTGCCCAAACCGTTGATCAGCCCCATTGCTTGGCCCATTTGGAGGAGCTTGCCCCCAGCTTAGAATTAGACAAGGTGCTTGTAGGTCAATTGCTCGAAAAGGTGACCCAAGAGTGGACCGAGTGGGGGCGGTTATTGGATGTGCCTACCCAGGAAGTTCCCTCTCTAGCCGAGCTCAAAGAGGGGCTTCAAGCGAAGATGAGGCTGCAAACCTCCCTCCGGGAGGTTGAGTTTCTCCCTCTTAGGATTTTACTGGTTAGCGATGATGAATTGAACCTTAAGCGGCTTTCCGGCTGGCTTGAGGGCATGGGGCATTCAGTGACTAGCGCCGGTGAGGCGAGTGAAGGACTTTCCCTGGCTTTGAGCAAGCAACCCCAAGTGGTCATTTGTGAACGGCGCATACCGGGGATGGATTGCTTGGAGTTTTGCCAGAGCTTGCGGCAAACCAAGTTTGGCCAACAAGTTTATATTATCGTGTTGACCTGTTCGGAGAATGGAGATGACGCCATCCAGGCTTTCGAGGCAGGGGCTGATGATCATCTTGCAAAGCCTTTGAGTCCTAGACTTTTACAAGCCCGCCTTTGGGGTGGGCAGCGCCTTATTCGACTTCGGCAAGAAGTGGAGCGGGAGCGGGAGGCCACCCGCCGTTACCTAGCTGAACTCGCTGTCGCTAACCGGCGTCTGGAACAGATGGCGATGACTGATTCGTTGACTGCGCTGCCTAATCGCCGTTATGCAATGGAGCGGATGGAGCAGGCATGGGCTGAATATCAGCGTAATGGAACCTCCTTATCCTGCTTGGTCGTAGATTTGGATTTCTTTAAACAGATCAATGACCATTATGGTCATGATATCGGCGATGGCGTATTGCGAGAGATTGCCAATGTGCTCCGCCATTCAGCCCGTAGCAGTGATGTGGTCTGCCGCTTAGGTGGCGAAGAGTTTTTCGTCATCTGCGCCAATACCACGGCTGCCGAAGCGTTGCAGGTGGCCGAGCGATTACGCCGTGCTGTAAAAAGCCATCGCTGGACCGTGCCGGGTTTCGATGGGGACTTAAGTATTAGTATAGGTCTGGCGGCAAGTTTAGAAGGGATGAAAGAATGGGATGATCTTTACCGCCTGGCTGACCAAGCCCTTTATAATGCCAAACACAAAGGCCGAGACCAGATTTGCATGGCGCGATCGCCAGCGCCAGATGAAAAAGATTGA
- a CDS encoding DUF3450 domain-containing protein yields the protein MLQKYFKTFAKVLKQNANKMSSIIHNFVIFVFYHVASFNSGVNNAGYLMIPFSSIAAALPRVAFLVGCFLLWSGVQADSLDNLAEELIRMRSEVEELQSQLDLEKEKHKNRMEVLSSQLAELSTENRRLSLSVEQLHQTFEEHRQQLSHRQSGETELLPVMLKAVDYLQDYVRTGLPFKVEGRLRELEQLHTQLKTGVLDPKKSANRIWAFIEDEVRLSKENGIYRQTIQLDGENNLAEVAKIGMMLLFFQTEDSRVGMAQQDKDHWRFVVMDTEQDRKHIVQLFDSLKKQIRQGYFELPNPLES from the coding sequence TTGCTCCAGAAATACTTCAAAACTTTCGCTAAAGTACTTAAGCAAAATGCAAACAAAATGTCATCAATCATTCATAATTTTGTCATCTTTGTTTTTTACCATGTCGCTTCTTTCAATTCAGGTGTCAACAACGCTGGATATTTAATGATTCCTTTTTCTTCTATTGCTGCAGCATTGCCTAGAGTCGCATTTTTAGTCGGATGCTTCCTGCTTTGGAGTGGTGTCCAGGCGGATAGCCTAGACAATTTGGCAGAGGAGCTTATCCGCATGCGCAGCGAAGTTGAAGAGCTGCAGAGTCAGCTTGATCTAGAAAAAGAAAAACATAAGAACCGCATGGAGGTTTTGTCCTCTCAGTTGGCTGAGTTGAGCACTGAAAACCGGCGTTTGTCTTTATCAGTGGAGCAATTGCATCAAACTTTTGAAGAACACAGGCAGCAGCTAAGTCATAGACAATCAGGGGAGACGGAACTTTTACCAGTCATGCTTAAGGCAGTTGATTATCTGCAAGATTATGTACGGACTGGACTCCCGTTTAAAGTCGAGGGTCGTCTGAGGGAACTAGAACAATTGCATACTCAATTGAAGACCGGTGTTTTAGACCCGAAAAAATCTGCTAACCGCATTTGGGCATTTATTGAAGATGAAGTCCGGCTGAGTAAAGAAAATGGAATCTACCGCCAAACCATTCAACTGGACGGTGAAAACAACCTCGCTGAGGTGGCTAAAATCGGCATGATGTTGCTCTTTTTCCAGACCGAGGATAGCCGGGTGGGAATGGCGCAACAGGACAAAGATCATTGGCGTTTCGTGGTAATGGACACAGAACAAGACCGCAAACATATTGTTCAGCTTTTCGATTCCCTCAAGAAGCAAATCCGGCAAGGATATTTTGAATTGCCTAACCCCCTCGAGTCATGA
- a CDS encoding MotA/TolQ/ExbB proton channel family protein translates to MMSIRSFFICLMMLWVIANSAVVQSEDNSSIPRVAGQPEENSPEQSSLPAQKPTELETLEAAYKREFAFLQSQKRELEQRIDNFRQKSQASERQLEGNIRSLEQKNVSLTAEADRLNRSIEQVERRSEAARERNELLQMTFKQANATLESYGFKLQSQAQFEQAAPEKKLAFLFGQGLRLLRQVGQVQRTQDKFFLGDGTEAEGTVIRFGNIAAYGVSPQGAGILVPAGGEQFKMWSQPAPEVAKTLAAGQQPPTLKIFLFESQDQAIEEKAEKTLLVTINEGGPVAWVIMGLGGVALLLILLRVLFLSGASANTRRLTQQVNDLIQQGKHQQAQELCQQTRGAIARVMAATIRNLDRDRPHLEDIISEAILHESAHLNRFGSVILIIAAISPLLGLLGTVTGMISTFDIITEFGTGDPKLLSSGISIALITTEVGLAVAIPTLFVGTLLSSWAERIKDNMEKAALRVTNISQVDKKVEPASAASAEPEGPLAYSAV, encoded by the coding sequence ATGATGAGTATTCGGTCTTTTTTTATCTGCCTGATGATGCTATGGGTCATCGCTAACAGTGCTGTGGTCCAGTCCGAGGACAATTCTTCTATCCCTAGAGTTGCCGGACAGCCGGAGGAAAACTCCCCTGAGCAATCGTCATTACCTGCTCAAAAACCTACTGAGTTAGAAACCTTAGAAGCAGCCTATAAGCGAGAATTTGCTTTCCTCCAATCTCAAAAGCGGGAACTCGAACAGCGCATCGATAATTTTCGTCAAAAGAGTCAAGCTAGCGAGCGGCAATTGGAAGGAAATATCCGCTCCCTAGAGCAGAAGAATGTCTCTTTAACCGCCGAGGCCGACCGCCTGAATCGAAGTATCGAGCAGGTGGAACGGCGTAGCGAGGCCGCCCGGGAGCGCAACGAATTGTTGCAAATGACCTTTAAGCAAGCAAACGCCACTTTGGAAAGTTATGGTTTCAAGCTTCAATCTCAGGCCCAGTTTGAGCAGGCCGCTCCAGAGAAAAAACTTGCATTTTTGTTCGGGCAAGGTCTGAGACTGTTGCGCCAAGTGGGACAGGTCCAACGGACTCAGGATAAATTTTTTCTTGGCGATGGCACGGAAGCCGAAGGAACAGTGATTCGTTTCGGTAATATTGCTGCTTACGGGGTAAGCCCTCAGGGCGCCGGTATTCTTGTGCCTGCCGGCGGTGAACAGTTCAAGATGTGGTCGCAGCCAGCTCCGGAAGTGGCCAAGACATTGGCAGCAGGGCAACAACCGCCGACTCTGAAAATCTTTTTATTCGAATCCCAGGATCAAGCCATTGAGGAGAAAGCTGAAAAAACCCTCTTAGTGACCATCAATGAAGGGGGGCCGGTTGCTTGGGTGATCATGGGACTGGGAGGAGTGGCGTTATTGCTGATACTTCTGCGGGTACTGTTCTTAAGCGGAGCAAGCGCCAATACCCGTCGCTTGACTCAGCAAGTCAATGATCTTATCCAACAGGGAAAGCATCAGCAGGCCCAAGAACTTTGCCAGCAGACTCGGGGGGCTATTGCCCGAGTAATGGCGGCAACTATTCGTAATTTGGATCGGGACCGGCCTCATTTGGAGGACATCATCTCCGAGGCTATTTTGCATGAATCAGCCCACCTTAATCGCTTCGGATCGGTGATTTTGATCATTGCTGCCATTTCGCCGCTCCTGGGGCTATTGGGAACAGTGACCGGCATGATTTCCACCTTTGATATTATCACCGAATTTGGGACCGGCGATCCTAAACTCCTGTCCAGTGGTATTTCCATTGCCTTGATCACCACCGAAGTCGGCTTGGCGGTGGCTATTCCTACCCTGTTCGTGGGTACGCTCCTGTCGAGCTGGGCGGAACGAATCAAGGATAACATGGAAAAGGCCGCCTTGCGCGTCACCAATATTTCCCAAGTAGATAAAAAAGTAGAACCGGCATCGGCGGCAAGCGCCGAACCTGAAGGTCCTCTCGCCTACTCCGCAGTGTGA